Proteins co-encoded in one Govania unica genomic window:
- a CDS encoding amidohydrolase family protein, with the protein MLTVLPTVVHAQTAQPMKAIVGGTVVDLETGRLIENAVILIEGQRIKAMGPASAVQVPVSADVIHAEGKWLLPGMMDMHVHFGLVLPGTQGMELAHESVAGLALRMERNAQASLWAGTTTVRLTGERAHAEFPLKADIDKGLIVGPRIFSAGDPLIPSGGHGGEFEANGIDGKDAVIKFVRQQLQAGASWIKLMISKGLADSSGDIAASDMTSEEMRAAVEIAHSHGAKVAAHTGSPVATLQALEAGVDSFEHGYYLDEKVFREMKKRDKWYVPTIVVSQAGALEFFAKIGSPPWYLERAKLVGKAHWHSLQTAIKGGVNIAMGTDQFPFEPNEGTVAAVRETELYVEAGMTPLQALRAAMVNPARMLGAEADLGGLQSGKYADIIAVTANPLQDIRALRTIGFVMKGGNVIRNDW; encoded by the coding sequence ATGCTGACTGTGCTTCCGACTGTTGTGCATGCGCAGACGGCCCAGCCGATGAAAGCGATTGTCGGGGGGACTGTTGTTGATCTGGAAACCGGCAGGCTTATAGAGAATGCGGTGATCCTGATCGAGGGACAGCGGATCAAGGCTATGGGACCGGCGTCGGCGGTTCAGGTTCCGGTCAGTGCGGACGTCATCCATGCGGAGGGCAAATGGTTGTTACCTGGCATGATGGACATGCATGTGCATTTCGGACTTGTGCTGCCCGGTACACAGGGAATGGAACTGGCGCATGAGTCCGTGGCTGGATTGGCTTTACGCATGGAACGAAATGCGCAGGCCTCCTTATGGGCCGGGACGACCACTGTCCGCCTGACCGGGGAACGCGCCCATGCCGAATTTCCGCTGAAGGCCGACATCGACAAGGGCCTGATTGTTGGCCCGCGTATTTTCAGCGCCGGTGATCCGCTCATTCCCTCCGGAGGGCATGGGGGAGAATTCGAGGCGAACGGGATTGACGGCAAGGACGCGGTTATCAAGTTCGTGCGGCAGCAGCTGCAGGCCGGGGCGAGCTGGATCAAGTTGATGATCAGCAAGGGTCTTGCGGACAGCAGCGGCGATATTGCCGCCTCCGACATGACGTCCGAGGAAATGCGGGCAGCGGTCGAGATCGCTCATAGCCACGGGGCGAAGGTTGCGGCGCATACCGGGTCGCCGGTGGCCACGCTGCAAGCTCTTGAGGCTGGCGTGGATTCTTTTGAACATGGCTATTATCTCGACGAAAAAGTCTTTCGTGAGATGAAAAAGCGTGACAAATGGTACGTTCCAACCATTGTTGTGAGCCAAGCGGGGGCGCTGGAATTCTTCGCTAAGATCGGCTCTCCGCCCTGGTATCTCGAACGGGCGAAGCTGGTCGGCAAGGCGCATTGGCATAGCCTGCAAACCGCCATCAAGGGCGGCGTCAATATCGCCATGGGAACGGACCAGTTTCCCTTCGAGCCCAACGAGGGTACCGTGGCCGCGGTTCGCGAGACGGAACTTTACGTGGAAGCCGGGATGACGCCACTTCAGGCGTTGCGCGCGGCCATGGTCAATCCGGCTAGAATGCTTGGGGCGGAGGCCGATCTTGGCGGTCTCCAGTCGGGCAAATATGCCGATATCATTGCCGTGACGGCGAACCCGTTGCAGGACATTCGGGCTTTGCGCACCATCGGCTTTGTCATGAAGGGTGGCAACGTCATCCGCAACGACTGGTAG
- a CDS encoding nuclear transport factor 2 family protein: MSRLEERSVTMVKKILLALIMMSGLAGAVATPAAAAAKNDPLVAMFVWWNSAYKQQDGFTTEAFAKYFTPDAIMRINGRDSAKGPTDLAAHFRKIQERTQAVEIILPFIDEFTNGKGDRIFTHHFVTATEDGKDSKERVMGYASIRNGKISLINFVSVPVDETSATK, encoded by the coding sequence ATGTCTCGACTGGAGGAGCGAAGCGTGACCATGGTAAAGAAAATTCTACTTGCTTTGATAATGATGAGCGGTCTGGCCGGTGCGGTTGCGACGCCGGCAGCAGCAGCGGCCAAAAACGATCCGCTGGTTGCGATGTTTGTGTGGTGGAATAGCGCCTACAAACAGCAAGATGGCTTCACCACCGAGGCCTTTGCCAAATATTTCACGCCGGATGCCATCATGCGTATCAATGGCCGTGACAGTGCCAAGGGACCGACCGATCTGGCAGCGCATTTCCGCAAAATCCAGGAACGCACCCAGGCGGTTGAAATCATCCTGCCCTTCATCGACGAGTTCACCAATGGCAAGGGCGACCGGATTTTCACGCATCATTTCGTGACGGCGACCGAAGATGGCAAAGACTCCAAAGAGCGGGTGATGGGCTATGCCAGCATACGCAATGGAAAAATTTCGCTGATCAATTTTGTCAGCGTGCCAGTTGATGAGACCAGCGCAACCAAATAA
- a CDS encoding TonB-dependent receptor, translated as MLQRKTLQSNRFKNLTLLSSASSVVLATLAVSTAFAAEATGDMAGLEEITVTAQRRTQDVREVPISMTVFSAAAIEKQNIKGVEAYFSQTPNVSFTSQGSRDRKSLSLRGVSDQLSADSNIKAGSFAFYIDEFNVASGTSNPEIVDIDRIEILRGPQGTYFGRNSIGGAINITTKQPTNEVFAQGSVGYSSFNTWDLQAIGNLPVIEDKLAVRVVGRYEHSDGNIKNINPIGGGNDSTYKYGKAIVRITPNEQLTVDLTVSGTDEKVGMRAGVPSGVLATFSKGLYAGGYGFPVINGGQALPDGVGFWPENTNRVNFNRPQDVGTKLYYATGRINYHADNFNVTSVTGYIHSKEFLHGDIDGSSLDLFYEEESIKRSSLSEELRISSNPGGRIDWTIGGIVGHDKGKTAQITYAGTQNPAPFIWAPGDAVTTTYSDGNAKNYAVFGEGSWHVNERLILTLAGRFTREKVSANNFNTSNGIITDAVNAGASFSSFSPRVAVNFAASDEVNLYATAARGFKSGGVQVGAATGHESFAPETVWNYEAGIKTEFLDKRLRMNLAAFYMDWKNMQVEYSFGVQGPGGGVSFVQGIGNAASARSYGVELDMQALVMPHLTVGGTAGYLNAKFKDFPNAVVDGNVMDLSGYTIPNAPKWTLSANVEYNREIADGYNGFIRAEWSYKDAIKSNIAALGHSGFPYDVPSFNFFNLRGGVESDNYGINVYAENIFNKKYFTNAYEKAFIGGMFLEPSFRSFGVKLTVKTN; from the coding sequence ATGCTTCAGAGGAAGACACTTCAGTCAAATCGCTTCAAAAACCTGACGCTTTTGTCGAGCGCATCGTCAGTTGTTCTGGCCACACTTGCTGTGAGCACGGCCTTTGCCGCAGAAGCAACTGGCGATATGGCGGGACTTGAAGAAATCACGGTGACGGCACAGCGCCGGACCCAGGACGTACGCGAAGTTCCGATCAGCATGACCGTGTTCTCGGCGGCGGCGATCGAGAAGCAGAATATCAAAGGCGTTGAAGCTTATTTTTCCCAGACGCCGAACGTCAGCTTCACGAGCCAGGGCTCGCGTGATCGTAAGTCCCTGAGCCTGCGCGGCGTCAGCGATCAGCTTTCCGCCGATTCAAACATCAAGGCTGGCAGCTTCGCCTTCTATATCGACGAATTCAACGTTGCGAGCGGCACCTCCAATCCGGAAATCGTCGATATCGATCGCATCGAAATTCTGCGTGGTCCGCAGGGCACCTATTTCGGTCGCAATTCCATCGGCGGCGCCATCAACATCACCACCAAACAGCCGACCAATGAGGTGTTTGCTCAAGGGTCCGTGGGCTATTCAAGCTTCAATACCTGGGATCTTCAGGCCATCGGCAACCTGCCGGTCATCGAAGACAAGCTCGCTGTCCGTGTTGTCGGACGCTATGAGCACAGCGATGGAAATATCAAGAACATCAACCCCATCGGCGGCGGTAACGACAGCACCTATAAATATGGCAAGGCCATTGTCCGCATCACCCCGAATGAGCAACTGACCGTTGATCTGACTGTCTCGGGCACCGATGAAAAGGTCGGCATGCGCGCCGGTGTGCCGTCTGGTGTTCTGGCTACCTTCTCAAAGGGCCTCTATGCTGGCGGCTATGGTTTCCCTGTCATCAACGGCGGGCAGGCTCTGCCGGACGGCGTTGGCTTCTGGCCGGAAAATACCAACCGCGTCAATTTCAATCGCCCGCAGGATGTGGGCACGAAGCTTTATTATGCGACTGGCCGTATCAATTATCATGCCGATAATTTCAACGTCACGAGCGTAACAGGCTATATTCATTCCAAAGAATTCCTGCACGGCGATATCGACGGATCGAGCCTTGATCTCTTCTATGAAGAAGAGTCGATCAAGCGCAGCTCGCTCAGCGAGGAATTGCGGATTTCGTCCAACCCGGGCGGTCGCATCGACTGGACCATTGGCGGTATTGTTGGCCATGACAAAGGCAAGACCGCTCAGATCACTTATGCCGGCACACAGAACCCTGCACCATTCATCTGGGCGCCAGGCGATGCTGTGACCACGACCTATTCGGATGGCAATGCCAAAAACTACGCCGTTTTCGGGGAAGGGTCCTGGCATGTCAACGAGCGCTTGATCCTGACTCTGGCCGGGCGTTTTACGCGTGAAAAAGTGAGCGCCAATAACTTCAACACCTCTAATGGCATTATTACCGATGCCGTCAACGCCGGGGCCAGCTTCTCCAGCTTCTCGCCGCGAGTTGCCGTTAATTTTGCCGCCAGCGATGAAGTCAATCTCTATGCCACGGCGGCACGTGGCTTCAAGTCCGGGGGCGTTCAGGTTGGCGCCGCGACCGGACATGAATCCTTTGCGCCTGAAACCGTGTGGAACTATGAAGCCGGTATCAAGACTGAGTTTCTTGACAAGCGCCTGCGTATGAACCTTGCAGCCTTCTACATGGACTGGAAGAACATGCAGGTTGAGTACTCGTTCGGTGTTCAGGGCCCGGGCGGCGGCGTCAGCTTTGTTCAGGGGATCGGTAACGCGGCATCGGCACGCAGCTATGGTGTCGAGCTTGATATGCAGGCCCTTGTCATGCCGCATCTGACGGTTGGCGGGACTGCGGGTTACCTGAACGCGAAGTTCAAGGACTTCCCGAACGCGGTTGTCGATGGCAATGTTATGGACCTTAGCGGTTACACCATTCCGAACGCGCCGAAATGGACGCTCAGCGCCAATGTCGAATATAACCGCGAGATTGCTGACGGGTATAACGGCTTTATCCGGGCTGAATGGTCATATAAGGACGCGATCAAGTCGAACATTGCGGCGCTTGGACATTCGGGCTTCCCGTATGATGTCCCGAGCTTCAACTTCTTCAATCTCCGCGGTGGTGTTGAAAGCGACAACTACGGCATCAATGTTTATGCTGAAAATATCTTCAACAAGAAGTATTTCACCAACGCTTATGAAAAAGCCTTCATTGGCGGCATGTTCCTTGAGCCGTCCTTCCGTTCCTTCGGTGTCAAGTTGACCGTGAAGACGAACTGA